The Desulforegulaceae bacterium genome segment TTGGAGTCTTGTTAATCTGCTCCAGAGTAAAAACAGGGCCGTCCTTACAAACAAGCTCTTTTCCAATATTGCAGCGGCCGCACATTCCTATTCCGCACTTCATTCTGTTTTC includes the following:
- a CDS encoding heterodisulfide reductase subunit F, which encodes ENRMKCGIGMCGRCNIGKELVCKDGPVFTLEQINKTPREY